In Lycium barbarum isolate Lr01 chromosome 9, ASM1917538v2, whole genome shotgun sequence, the DNA window AACTAGTTTTTAACAGTTGCTGCTTATCAATTATTTTCAATTGATTAAGCTGAGCGAACTATAAAATTGGGAAGTTTGAcgacccttaaaaaaaaaaaaaaaagttccccTCCTTGCTAAGCTATGTTTCCTGGTAACTCATATTACTTCTAATTTTCTGCTGACAGCTTCACTACCCTTTTTTATTTATGACGGTAAGCTACCATAAAAAGATCGGCGAGAAAGCAAACAGATGTGGCGCTTAACCCTTATTCTGCTGCTTACTGTTCTCTTCAGTTACACTTTGACCATTTGATGTGTAAAACTACTAATCAAAATATTCCACCTATATTTGCCTATCTCTATGATCTTTTCTTTTATTCATCGGATTTTTTTGGCTTTGACTCGATGCTTGGATGCTGAGTAACGGCTGACAAGTTGACTAGTGTTGGACGAGAAGATTTTTTTAGATGGTTACGTGAAGTTCGTCAAACGGTTTGGTTCAAATAGAAGTGAATAGGTAAGAAGTAGAAAATCCCATAAAAATTCATCTCAATTGACGAACTAACGTATCTAATTTCGTGTAAATTGTGAATGATGtttctttatttttcctttatATTTATAACTACATATACTATGAAAATTTAATTAGTTCAAAAGTATCTGGAAAATCGTAgttgaagaaaaaaatatttgattGCTTAATTTTAATGGTGCCATTCATTTCGAGAGGGGTATAGTGTTTGCCACatatatttttatactaattttctagaagagaataattCGTGCATCTCTCCCTCTAAACCAAAAGCTGAAGCAAAGTATCATACCAATTAGAATCTGATTTTGACAGACAACTCAAAAGCATTCAATTCAAACATGAACTTAACAAGTGAGTAACAATAAACATTGTATTAAACAGAAATAATACATCCTGAGCACCACTACCACTTTATTAGAAGCAACTGAAAAGAAAATAGTACTACTGTAGTATATATAAACACAGGATTCAAACCAGATTTATTCTAACCAAAAACCACAAAACACTACCACTTATTCAAACAGCAAATTAATCAAAAACAATTACAGTACTTACTAATTAACAAAGACAAGATAAATCGTAATTAACTCCGGCAACGAGTAATAGCACTGCAACCACGATCATACGGATTAGCTTCAGCACCTGTCTCACAGTTATAATATGAAGCACCTCTTCTAGAACACGGAACAGTGTTCCTCTGCAGTGCACCATAGCTTATGTAATCAGTAGTTGCTAAAATGCGCCTGTTGCTCTCTGAATCCATTTCGAATTCACCGGCGGCCATGCACTCCGCTATTGAACCTGTTGGGATCGAAACAATAAAGGCGTCATGCGAAAGGTAATAATTGCAAATTTTAGCGACGATAAACATTAGGAACAAAAGAAAAACATACTATTAAAAGAGATATAATAATGTAACAATATGGTTTAATCAATTGATTTACGtatgaaaaaacataaaaactatTACTGTAATAGAATAATCTCCCCATAACCAAGACCCTTTAAACGATTGTTGTATGAAAAAAAAGATCTTCTGTTTATAGAAGACCAAAACTACTTAAATTCCAAGAAAATGATAAATATGGTAGAGTCTTAGCTTTTCACGAAGAAAACATTTTCtaccaaaaaataattttttgaagtaaaacacaatTAAGGTAGAACTCAAATAAGGTAGGAAATTCAGGCCATTTGGCGATCGAACCTTGACAGCTGTTGGCGGATTTCATAGGAATCCAGCCGTTCATGTCGAAGTCGGTAGCATCGCCGGAGATAATCAACGCTGCGATTAATATTGAAAAGATGAGGAAAATGGAGCAAGAGGACTTTGCCATTGTCTTTACAATTTGTTAATGCTAATTGATACGTGTtatctttcttttcctcttagtacatatatatatagaaataatTAACAAGTGGATTATTTTTTTGTAGTAAGTTCTAACTACTACTGCTACTAGTGATACCATGTCACTGTTTTGGTTCAACGACAATAGGGCGGGATCGGGGACACTGcattttaaactattttttggCTTTTTTGGTGAAACAGTGTTCATGTTGCCAGTAATTACCGAACTGCCATTCTCAGATTATAAATGTATTCAAATTTAACTATatgtattttaaattttaaaagtaaaatatttatatatactaCTTGTTATTTCACTTTTCACATGTAATTTTATTTAGAAAGATTGAATGATTGTCCTCCAACTTATTCTAAGGCAGATAATTCTTTTtggaatacaaaaaaaaatagtttactCAGCTATTCCCTTATTTttgttcgttttttttttttcctttcttttaatTAGTTTTGTGAGTGGAAATGCTCGTAACAAGGGGAGATTAAGAAGGAAGAATAAATTACTTTTGACGAAATTTGAACCCCATATCCAAGTTGTGTAACATGCTTTGACATGGAATTAGTAATACAATGTGGAAGGAGGTTCGGGGTTCGAGCCTTGAGAATGAATTTTCTATTTATAAGAAGCATTCCCCTTAATAAATTTTATGCGCGGTGCATGCGAATTCGGATTAATTGGTAGCAAAAATAAATTCCGCACATCGAGTAAGAAATAAAAGAATATAGTATGGGGAAAAAGCAAGGTATAATTATGTGGGAAGGGTTTAAGTGTAAGGTTGAGTTCTGATGCTTAGCTTCTCAAAGCCGTTTTGCTTCGAGGTTAGTaccaaaaaaatagaaaaaaatggtTATTTGAGTTTTTGAGAATGGCAGAAGCAGGAGAAGGGGAAAAAACGAAGAAATGTGGTGACAAAATAGTTAATAGTTCTGATCCAAAGGATTCACCGTCGTAGTTATAATCCCAACATTCTCGAAACAATTTCACCTTTAGGATGCACATGGACCACTTGTATCAACAACGTGTTGCTAATTACAAAAACAAATCATGGATTAAGGGTACATGAAAGAAATCATTTATCCACATTTAGTGTTTGCACCAACTAATGAACACATGTCTTCTGCACACTTTTTTCACACATATCATGTCTTCGGCACAATTTTTTTATGGTGGTGGTGTTCACACTTGTGCGCACTCGACTATTTCATAGAGTATTTGGTACCTCCCAAGCCCTCACTAACACATTACTATAGGGTAGGTAACTCTGTCCATCGAGACTTCGGCAAATGAAAGAAATCGTGTATACTTTTTGCGCAAATATTTATCAATTAAACACTAGTTAAATAATGTGTATTCTCATTCCTATTTATCCATAACCATGGTATATTTATGCGATTTAGCATACACGTTGAATGTGAACAATTTTTTTGTATCTAAAGTTATTTCGAttataatttgaaaaataaaaaaagggtaTTTCGGGGAAAGCAGAGATTATATTATGGTCATGTTGATTTAGTACAACAGTTTAGTTGTCCTAATCTTAGACTCAATCATAATAATGATATTCGAATTAAACCAAATCAAGGATTGTGGTTGGAGAAGAAATAATATTTCAATTGACGTAAGGATATGATAATGAGACATTGTGTATATATTCAAACGAACCTTCTTTCCTAatgcatttcctttttaccagtTCAAACGCGTCCTCATTGCAGTTGGAAAGTTTAGTCATATCCTCAAACAGATGAACCTTTCAAAACCTACCAAAGAAAATGATGTCAATCTTTCTATATTATTATAACAATCTACTCGTGTCTACTTGTCATCTAATCGTCTTCTTCTACAAGAGTTTTTTGGTTTATTTATGCAGATATCGTTAGCAAATTATCTCATATCTGCCATTACT includes these proteins:
- the LOC132610023 gene encoding rapid alkalinization factor-like, which translates into the protein MAKSSCSIFLIFSILIAALIISGDATDFDMNGWIPMKSANSCQGSIAECMAAGEFEMDSESNRRILATTDYISYGALQRNTVPCSRRGASYYNCETGAEANPYDRGCSAITRCRS